Genomic segment of Calonectris borealis unplaced genomic scaffold, bCalBor7.hap1.2 HAP1_SCAFFOLD_59, whole genome shotgun sequence:
cgcaccccctgcaccccgagccgCAAACGCAAGTgcaaactccccccccccccgcccccccaaaccGCGAACCCGAacgccccccacccacccccccccctgccccccctcaccccgccGCCCTCCACGATGTCCCTCCAGATGGGGACCTCGGGGCCGCGCTCGGCCGCCTccagcaggttgtccaggaccacCTGCCCGATCAGGTCGTGGCGAGCGAAGCGATCGAAATCGTAGACGCTGAAGTGAAGGCGGCGAGCGGGGAGTTCGGCGAAGGGGACCCCGAAAGTGAAAGTCTCCTCGAAGACGGGGTTGAGGGTTTTGCGATGGACCTTGGTCTGGAATTTTTTCTTGCGGTCGGGGAGGAGGTAGATTTTGACGTAGGGGTCGGAGAAGCCGTTGGCGTCTTTGGGGGGGAGGTCGCGGGGCGCGCAGGACGCGGACCACCAGTTGTTGGGAGCCGTAGGAGTAGCGCAGGGCGACGCTGAGGCGGCcgcaggggggggggggggccgtcgcctccccctccttctcctcctcctcctcctcctcctcctcctcctcctctctggcccccccccccccccacccccgattCTCCTTCGTAGAGTTCGGGTTGGATTTGCCCCAAGCGGGTGGGATTTTGCTCCGGTTTGTcctcggggaggagggggggaggggggtgctgggggggggggaggggagaagagaggggggaggggtgtgtgtggggggtgcacaccccccacacacacaccaccccccctaATGCACAAGGGTGGGGGTCacttgtgcacacacacacacaccccccccccggggacgtggggacaccgccccccccccccccatgggacgtggggacactgggggggtcactggggcACCCCCCCatgcatggggacatgggggggggtgtcactgggccacaccccccacacacacatggggacatggggacactggggggtcactggggcaCCCCCCCATgcatgggggacgtgggggggtgtCACTGGg
This window contains:
- the SYT3 gene encoding LOW QUALITY PROTEIN: synaptotagmin-3 (The sequence of the model RefSeq protein was modified relative to this genomic sequence to represent the inferred CDS: deleted 2 bases in 2 codons), whose translation is PEDKPEQNPTRLGQIQPELYEGESGVGGGGGQRGGGGGGGGGGGEGGGGDGPPPPCGRLSVALRYSYGSQQLVVRVLRARDLPPKDANGFSDPYVKIYLLPDRKKKFQTKVHRKTLNPVFEETFTFGVPFAELPARRLHFSVYDFDRFARHDLIGQVVLDNLLEAAERGPEVPIWRDIVEGGGEKADLGEVNFSLCYLPTAGRLTVTVIRASNLRAMDLTGFSDPYVKASLMAEGRRLKKRKTSIKKNTLNPSYNEALVFDVPHESVHHVSLTIAVVDYDCIGHNEVIGLCRVGSDAEGPGREHWAQMLANPRKPIEHWHTLVEEKALGLAAKGSARDKPGVVVEPVSPH